The Naumovozyma dairenensis CBS 421 chromosome 1, complete genome genomic interval tatattgatgtATCACGAATATGAAACGaacattttttctttgaaaaattgcctgataaagaaaaagaaaaaaacttGAAAGAAATCTATCAATTATCACTGCTTAAAAAGATAcctttaaatattttgctTTTCTTTGTGCTTTTCGTAcattgaaaattataaagatcataattcatcatcaaaatgTTTAATTCTGTCTGCCAATGGATTACCAAAGATAGAATGTCTACttgaaatcaatttttcatcgAATGAATCTTGTTCCAAATCTCTTTCTTGTAGTCCAttatttaatcttttagttctttgcttttcttgttcagcTAAccaatttaaaaatttggaatctATCTTAATATCCTTCTTAAATGTGGTCTTAATATTATAcaaactattgaaaaatttcctCAAATGCCATTCATCTAGATCTTTATCTTGAACCAAAGATGTGAACTCATTAGTCCATGATTGTAAATCTGGAACATTTTGTTGAATATTATCCCTTTTATTCAAGTTCGGAAGTTCCTCATTCTCATTACTATCAATCTCATCGGTAAAACATATAGATATCAattctaatattttaattttaatttgttGATCTTGAATTGCATAAATATGTTGTAAAATGATCATCTTATCCTTGGTAAATTGATAAGGCGTTTCAATAAGTTCATTTAGTATGGAAAGATACCgtttcaaaagaaattttttaatttttaaatcataagaaagattattaaCTAAAATATCCATAGCAACAAATGTGTTATCAATGAATGCGGGGtaattattgttaatatattctttcaCGGGTGGATTATTTCTTAGACAACTGGTAATGACTCTTGTACTTAATTCTCTAATAGTAGGTGGTAATTGATCATTGAAACTAATATTTTGTAACAATCGGAATTCATGAGATATGATCTTATATCCGTGTTTATAATCATGTGCAAATTCCATTACATTATCGAATATTGTTTCTAAGTTATCTAAATCTTTTGATAGGATTGTTGGATTGTAAAGCAGATCTCTTATTGttttaaaatcatttgaaaattcATATTCAGTTACACTATCTTGGGCTATAGTAGATTGTTTCTGTTCTTGcttttctttcctttcaATAATCTGTTCTTTGGGCGAACCAACATCGCTTTTCTCCTTTTCTACttctttttcctctttATCTACTTTGGCGAATGTTTTCACATTTCTCTCTTCAATAGGTAATAATTTCGCTTCTTTTAAACCAGTATCCAAATTCATTCTAATATCTAATCCACCTGGCAATTGCTGTTCTGGTCTAATTGGTTTCCATTGATCTTCTGGTTCGAATACCCTGGGATAACATTCCTTATCATTACAAATCAAACTATCTGTTATACGAAGCGATGTCGGTTCCTTTCCCTTCCCATTTTCTGGTGTTACCACTTGATTATCAGAATCAGTCTTGGTCGTCGCCGTTGTGACACTATTACGAACGGTTGGAGCCAGTATCACTTGATTCCTTTCCATGTCGCGCATTGCCGTGGATAGTTGTAGAAGAGGGATTTGTAACAGCAACAAATTCACTATGTTAaccatttctttcttttctctcGATGGCGTTCTTCCTCTGTATTGATATATTCTCAGGTGATTCTTTGAGCAATAGATCTGATGGCTATATCTGTTTCCTTTCTTTAATGCTTCTTCGTATATATGTAGTGGTTTATTAACACGGTTTTCCAACTTCGGGAATATAAACAAAGAGGCGGCGTCACAATATTCTATTTCCTCTTTCTTAGATTATTTTATTCTGACATTCTTGTCTAAATTACTGTAACGATAGTTTAAATATTGATCTTTTATAGTTTTCAACCATAATCTGACTACTGCCGATTAACCATGGTTGGATCTTATACTTGCTGTACCTTTAAACGATATTTCCTGTCCTAATCAACTTTTTCGTCTGACCACTTTCTAGGTAAATGACACTGACATAACAAATGTTTCTATGAATAAACATTATATAACACATGGCTTAAGAAAGGATAGCAATCCTTAATACACATGCATCTAGTCCCGAAATTTATATAACAGTTGATTGGTATTAAAATAgacaatttttcatttcctttgtcttctttttgtCGACCGGTGTTGACATATTGGGAGAAGTTGCTATTTAACCTTACGTTAATAAAGGCCATAATAATTTACGTAACAACTAGTTAGGTACGTTTTGCTGGCTGTTTTCTTTCATATAAACGCCTTCAAAGTGAGGCCATCCATTGCCCCCCTTGGAATATTGTTTTCCCTCACTGTTTATAATACTACTCAATATCCGTAAAATAACtaatcaaaaaattatctaccaaagaaatatatcCCCTAGCAAGCATGGGATATATTTCCTGCATTTTCATATTCTATTCACTTGTATTAAGACTATTCAGAACCTAAGGAATGATGAGTTTTCACAATTCCCTTTATATATCCTTGATATAATTCTGACACCGACATTAACATTATTGTCTCCGTTTCTAATGTTCTTTATCGCCAATCCCAATTAGTTTAACTGATATATAACAAATATCGAAAAAgttgttgtttctttttgttttaaagTTTTTGAATCATGCATTTAAAAGTAAACTTAtctaaataaaaataaatacaaaataaatacaaaagtatattgttatttgttattaatattaatatttctttcaaagtttaatttttaaaggaaaaggTTGGGttaaaaaatgaataataattaaagaCCGTTGATATGATCAATacaaaaattggaaaaatggtgtttatattttatttgtttaatCGAATAAACCGAAACCCATATCAGCATcagattcttcttcttcttcttcttccttagCTTCTTCAGTAGCATCACCAGAGGCACCGGCAGCTGGAGCAGAACCAGAAGCTGGACCAGCAGCTGGGACAGCGGCCAACTTTTCGTTACCTGCAACAATCAATTCGTCGACAGATTTACCTTCTAAAGAAGAGATCAAAGAGGAGACTTTGTCTTCTTCAATGTCGATACCAACAGAGGATAAGACAGCCTTGACATTGTCAGCATTTGGGGTGGTGCCGGCGGCGTTCAATAATAAGTAGGCAGCTAAGTACTTCATCTTTAATTGGTTTTCTTGGTGTTCTTCTGGTGGACTAAAATCGGGTTTCAAAAATCCaactaataaatttttttaaacGGAGAATAGCATGTTTTACTAATTGAGTTTCTTTGATTCATCCGTATGGTTGCTACTATGCTATCATTGCTCATTCAAACACTCTCTACATTGGCATGGGGTAACGTTCCTGCGCACAAACGACCCTAACTATCACACTGCACTACACTACACTACACTACAACCGTTTTACTTGAAATTTCACAGATCTGAAAATTGCgaccttttttttttgcgCGCGTTTGAGAAGTTTCTTGAACTTCTGGggaatttttgaattttttgatGGATTCATCTTCACTTAAAAAATCGTGTAAACTGGTACACCACACGTATATGTAAACATGCAAGATAATGTACGGATGTTAAACAGCCTCCGTCTTCTTATCTTATCTTATCTTAAAATGACCCTCTGAGGGAAACATATTCAGAAGAGACATGTTTGAACAAATCTGTGTTTAACATGCGAGAAcattgttcttgttgtaaaATTACCCCAATAATGTGTTTGGAAGGTTTTTTAAGTCTATAGTCTTGGCACAATATGCGATACAgagtttttctttaatattatctcaagtattgattatttagaGACAGTATATACTACatctatttattttcattgtttttcattatttcgTAGTTTTTTTGAGAATTTGGAACCATATCCTGCTTTTTGTAAGCAATGTTTCAGTTTCCAAAACGTACTAAAAAAGGTTTAAAAACGCTTTAAATTCTCCCTGAGTTTCAagttttttttggtttgaGATATCTAATAGTAGACACATTCTTAGAGAGGAACTGTTAGGGGAGCCCCATTCTGATTATCGTGAAGCCAAAAATCTACTATAAATTATCTatgtaaaatataaatCTTTCCTGTTTCTCACTTTTTCCTGCGTCAcactttttcttttctctaCATACAATTTGTGACGCGCCTCAGTGAAAacagaaaatttttcaaaatatagatatagaaagatagataataaagaaagcTCATCTCATCGCTAAAATTTAAAGTAGCCATATACATTGAATATACAAAAAGGATAGTTGACTCTGAAATTACATACACAAACTCTCATTGCGTCTTAAATAGTATTAAGAATCGACACTAATACCAACAATATGTCATCATCCATCGATTCACTTTTCGGAAGTGTTGATTCCAATAAATTAGAATCAAACATTAgtaaattattcaatgcTTCCAGTGGACCAATCGATAATTTACAAGTTAAAAATAAGCATAGAACTTTATTACCTTCTGTAAAGAGGAAGCAACCCGAGTTGGAATCTAAATCTAAATCTGAATCTGGATCTGGATCTGAATCTGAGAAGGACGACGATGTCTCTGCAGATGGTGAGGCTGATGAACCtgaattgaagaaacaaaagaaatctaagaagaagaagaatgtagatggtgatgatgatgaagatttgGAAGGTAAGTATTTTGCTAAATTAatagaaaaggaagattCTGAAGAGGCACAAAAAGACTCTAGGGAAGATGCATCAACTGATGATCATGAAAgtgaaaaggaaatagCAGGAACAAGCAGTCAAGTTGCTAAGAAAActgatttgaaagaagaagaacttGCGAAGGCAGAAAGAACTGTATTTATTGGTAATATTCCTAACGATGTTATAACATCAAAGACTGTTTATAAAActtttaagaaattattcaatacAAATccaaaaccaaaaaaatctgaagatgaagatgatgatgaagaaaaacaagaagatattgagagtaaaataaaagaaaatccaTTCACAATTGAAAGTATAAGATTTAGATCGATTTCCTTTGATGAAGCATTACCAAGAAAAGTAGCATTTGTTCAACAAAAATTACATAAATCAAGAGATTCTGTCAATGCATACATtgtttataaaaataaaaatattgtgAAAACTATTTGTTCGGAATTAAATGGTACCGTTTTCcataatcatcatttaaGAGTTGACTCAGTGGCACATCCATCTGCTCAAGATAAAAAGAGATCGATATTCGTCGGTaatcttgattttgaagaagCTGAAGAAAGTCTTTGGAATCATTTTAAAAGTTGTGGTGAAATTGAATACGTTCGTATAATTAGAGATGCAAAAACTAATATGGGTAAAGGGTTTGCATATGTtcaatttaaagaattacaatCTGTTAACAAAGCTCTGCTATTAAATGACAAAGTAATGATGAAATCCAATGTTGACAAAGATAGTAAGAAGAAAGGTAGAAAATTGCGTGTTACAAGATGTAAGAATATGAGAAAGAATGGTTCacaatcatcatcatctaatttcaaaaatagtGGGAACTTATCAGACTTTCAAAAGACTAAAGTTGGTAGAGCTAAAAAGATTCTTGGGAAAGCTGATAGAGCTACTCTTGGTCAAGAATTAACCATTGAAGGTTTAAGAGCTACCAAGGGTGAAAACGTATCgcatttgaagaaaaagaaacaaagaTCGAAAACTGGTAGAGTTACCAAACGTTCTCAAGCTTTCAAAAAGGCTAATAAGGATTAAGATGAATAATTTCGGGAAGCCAGTTCATATATAACAATagcttttttttttttgtattgaCATTCAGTCAAAAACATAAATAGAGGAATGTACattaatcaaattcaacGTAACAGTGGAGTTTCACGATTTTAAGGTAACGGAGAATACTCTCCTTTTTAAATGAATGTCTTTGCTATACAATTTTTATAGATTATCGAAATATATGTGGAGATAAGATAACAAGTGGAGGAAGGCTGAAAGaagtaatatatttatatgatTTTTTAGATTTATATGCATGTGAATGTAACGTTTGTGTAGAATAGTAAAAAATGTCTGTTCGGGAATATAATAGAGCCTTTATTCctatctttattttcctAAGTTGTTGCGTTTCTTGTAATGTGCTTTTGAATGAAATAGTTCTTCAGAATACGTTAAAATGGgaatatcaaaaataaaagtcatttgaaatgttgatgataatgaaaccATGAATGGAAAGTAATGAGATTGATCAGAAATGGTGTAGTgaaaaaaggaaagaacGTTTATCGTACTAGTACGGAGATAATCCTGAAAAgttaaaataaataaataatggaTAAATGAGATGAGAAAGAAAAACCGAACGTTGGCTTTCTATTCTGTCTTAGATATGCTTAGAAAAAATTGTCTTTATAGTATAAATTGAGAAATGATAGGAAATAGAAAATATAGTCTTTAATTTTAGTTATCTGCCTTGGTGCATTGAAAATGTGTTATTTTGATGAATCTGATGCGGTAATGGTTGGTTAATCATTCTTCTATCTTGAAAATGTTGATTTGGGAAGTTTTTCTGTAAatgttgttgatgttggTGCTGTTGGtgctgttgttgtaatCTCATTTGTTTTTGATACTTTTCAATGTTTTTATGAGCTAGGACAGACAATAAATGTTCTCTATGTTGAGAGCCTGGTTTGGGAAAGTCTGTAGGATTAATTCTATTATTGGCAGTTACAACGCCACtattagtattatcatCGAATCTATAGGCATAATTATTCGTACCTAGATAGATGTCATTTTGGTCCCCATTAATTGGTATATATGGTGACATATAATGATTGGGAAACCCAGATGCAGGGAGGCCATCAGCCATAAAGAACAAATCATCTCGAAATGATTTCATGGTGTTGAGCTGTGACCTAACATCTTGAGCTAATGTATCATCCATTccttgttgttgctgcaaattgaagatatttgGTTGAGAAAGATCTAGTGGAACTCCAATCGATATGGGTGAATTATTTGCCAGTTCGTTGCGTAGTTTAGATGAAGCTAGTTGCATTCTTTGTAATATACTATTGAAAGGTTAGTTGCAAATGGAAAAGATATGATTAAGCCAAATTTTGATCCAATAGTAAAAAGTAGTCTTGTCGccttttgtaattttattttcgaACTTGGTTTATCGTTCAAATTTGTATCAAGTTAACTTTTCTCGAAGTTCAAATtttgtattgtatttttttttttatcagAAAAATGTCACAAAttgaataagaaaaaatagaCCACTATTACatggaaaatataatgaatgaGAATGATAGTAAATATGTACGagtattgaatatatatagtgtTTATAGAGAAATGTAATATGTGGtatatatgtttataaGTATATAAAATTCTGTTCTTTGCTAACTTTTTTCGTTTTAATAATAGAGAAGTAAATTCTACATGGTTGTTGACCTGCAACATTCGCATATCATTTCTTATTTAGAATGATTTACCCAGGTTCGAGGATAACATTCAGGGTAGTATAACCAAATCAGGCCTAGTGTAGTATTTGGAACTCTGTTAAGATTGGGATATGATCACTAGGATGATCTTTGTTCGGCAAACCAAACTCCATTAAAGCTTCTAATTCATCTGAAACTTCTTTACCCCGAAGGATCTTAGTAAGTGATAAATCCTTATCATTATACCACAAATAGTCAAATATACCTTTCAGTTTCCCTGAGTAACATGTATTGGTAAAGAAATCTTCAGGTACCTTATTATAAATGGAGGAATTAAAATATGGTCTCATTGGATTCACCATATTAAGGGCCCCATGACTCAATATTTGACCTTCTAAGAATTTAACAACAAGAGAatcttttgttgaattCAAATCTCCAGCgaaaataatttttacTTTACTATGCCTTAcatcttgtaataattcatcGATGATTTTGCTCAATTCtctcattattataatacaTTGAGATAACTTTACTTCGTCATATTTCCAATACAAGTGggtattgataataataaatactTGTCCAGTTTCTTTATGTTTCAAGCAAACGAAAAGAGAAACTTGATTTTTAAcagataatatttcaaataaagtTTTCTCATCTATTTTAATTCCAGCACCATCAGTCAATTCTAGagttttctctttcaaatattgCAACTCTTCAGGATTGAAAACATCTAAgaattcattcaaatatattcctgatgatgaaataaaatcgaatttttgtaaattataaaaaatagCGACACCATCCAAATCTAGTAAATGTCGTTCCCAATATTTAGGTGGACTCTTGGcaataaattttgatcCGTATCCAATTGTTGTACCTAATTTTAATTGCCAATAATCAATATAATCTCTTTTCGTCATTTCTTGTACGCACATGATGTCAGCTTTATATTTGTCTAATAGTTCCAATTCTAACAATGTATGTCGATAATTCCAATCTTTATACTGATCTGGGACGTAAGTGTACACTTGTGGCCACATATATGATGGTGACAACATGTTGTATGAAAGTACAGtaaatttatcattcatTATTCGTCGAGATAAAGGGATTTTAGGCAGCGAATTTGACGATCTTAGGATAGGTATGAATTTCCGTTGAAACATCGTTACTATTACGACTACTGGTCTATGGATCGcttgaaatattgaaaaggtgcaaaaaaaaatattgttttaaaGGTAAGAAAACTTGTGGATATTATTGGAGACTAGCCTCCTCTTTTTA includes:
- the NGL1 gene encoding RNA exonuclease (similar to Saccharomyces cerevisiae NGL1 (YOL042W); ancestral locus Anc_7.90); translated protein: MFQRKFIPILRSSNSLPKIPLSRRIMNDKFTVLSYNMLSPSYMWPQVYTYVPDQYKDWNYRHTLLELELLDKYKADIMCVQEMTKRDYIDYWQLKLGTTIGYGSKFIAKSPPKYWERHLLDLDGVAIFYNLQKFDFISSSGIYLNEFLDVFNPEELQYLKEKTLELTDGAGIKIDEKTLFEILSVKNQVSLFVCLKHKETGQVFIIINTHLYWKYDEVKLSQCIIIMRELSKIIDELLQDVRHSKVKIIFAGDLNSTKDSLVVKFLEGQILSHGALNMVNPMRPYFNSSIYNKVPEDFFTNTCYSGKLKGIFDYLWYNDKDLSLTKILRGKEVSDELEALMEFGLPNKDHPSDHIPILTEFQILH
- the NOP12 gene encoding rRNA-processing protein NOP12 (similar to Saccharomyces cerevisiae NOP12 (YOL041C); ancestral locus Anc_7.93), which encodes MSSSIDSLFGSVDSNKLESNISKLFNASSGPIDNLQVKNKHRTLLPSVKRKQPELESKSKSESGSGSESEKDDDVSADGEADEPELKKQKKSKKKKNVDGDDDEDLEGKYFAKLIEKEDSEEAQKDSREDASTDDHESEKEIAGTSSQVAKKTDLKEEELAKAERTVFIGNIPNDVITSKTVYKTFKKLFNTNPKPKKSEDEDDDEEKQEDIESKIKENPFTIESIRFRSISFDEALPRKVAFVQQKLHKSRDSVNAYIVYKNKNIVKTICSELNGTVFHNHHLRVDSVAHPSAQDKKRSIFVGNLDFEEAEESLWNHFKSCGEIEYVRIIRDAKTNMGKGFAYVQFKELQSVNKALLLNDKVMMKSNVDKDSKKKGRKLRVTRCKNMRKNGSQSSSSNFKNSGNLSDFQKTKVGRAKKILGKADRATLGQELTIEGLRATKGENVSHLKKKKQRSKTGRVTKRSQAFKKANKD
- the NDAI0A08520 gene encoding uncharacterized protein (ancestral locus Anc_7.91) is translated as MQLASSKLRNELANNSPISIGVPLDLSQPNIFNLQQQQGMDDTLAQDVRSQLNTMKSFRDDLFFMADGLPASGFPNHYMSPYIPINGDQNDIYLGTNNYAYRFDDNTNSGVVTANNRINPTDFPKPGSQHREHLLSVLAHKNIEKYQKQMRLQQQHQQHQHQQHLQKNFPNQHFQDRRMINQPLPHQIHQNNTFSMHQGR
- the RPP2A gene encoding ribosomal protein P2 alpha (similar to Saccharomyces cerevisiae RPP2A (YOL039W); ancestral locus Anc_7.96) — protein: MKYLAAYLLLNAAGTTPNADNVKAVLSSVGIDIEEDKVSSLISSLEGKSVDELIVAGNEKLAAVPAAGPASGSAPAAGASGDATEEAKEEEEEEESDADMGFGLFD
- the SIL1 gene encoding Sil1p (similar to Saccharomyces cerevisiae SIL1 (YOL031C); ancestral locus Anc_7.98) translates to MVNIVNLLLLQIPLLQLSTAMRDMERNQVILAPTVRNSVTTATTKTDSDNQVVTPENGKGKEPTSLRITDSLICNDKECYPRVFEPEDQWKPIRPEQQLPGGLDIRMNLDTGLKEAKLLPIEERNVKTFAKVDKEEKEVEKEKSDVGSPKEQIIERKEKQEQKQSTIAQDSVTEYEFSNDFKTIRDLLYNPTILSKDLDNLETIFDNVMEFAHDYKHGYKIISHEFRLLQNISFNDQLPPTIRELSTRVITSCLRNNPPVKEYINNNYPAFIDNTFVAMDILVNNLSYDLKIKKFLLKRYLSILNELIETPYQFTKDKMIILQHIYAIQDQQIKIKILELISICFTDEIDSNENEELPNLNKRDNIQQNVPDLQSWTNEFTSLVQDKDLDEWHLRKFFNSLYNIKTTFKKDIKIDSKFLNWLAEQEKQRTKRLNNGLQERDLEQDSFDEKLISSRHSIFGNPLADRIKHFDDEL